One window from the genome of Serinibacter salmoneus encodes:
- the guaA gene encoding glutamine-hydrolyzing GMP synthase: MTSPTPSLAATPAPVLVVDFGAQYAQLIARRVREAAVYSEIVPHTMPVSAMLAKKPAAIILSGGPSSVYAEGAPAVDPALFEAGVPVLGICYGFQAMAAALGGEVARTGLREYGGTDVEVCEAGVLLAGTPEQQNTWMSHGDAVRTAPEGFTVLATSEGAPVAAFEDTGRRLFGVQWHPEVKHSEHGQRVLEHFLYDGAGLAPTWTPGNVVAEQVAAIRAQVGDARVICGLSGGVDSSVAAALVNKAVGDQLTCVFVDHGLLRSGEAEQVEQDFVASTGVNLVVVDAAERFLAALAGVSDPETKRKIIGREFIRVFEDAARDVVAAAGAHGEDVKFLVQGTLYPDVVESGGGEGAANIKSHHNVGGLPDDLQFDLVEPLRTLFKDEVRAVGLELGVPEAIVWRQPFPGPGLGIRIVGEVTHERLETLRAADLIAREELTAAGLDREIWQCPVVLLADVRSVGVQGDGRTYGHPVVLRPVSSEDAMTADWTRVPYEVLARISTRITNEVAEVNRVTLDVTSKPPGTIEWE; the protein is encoded by the coding sequence GTGACGTCTCCCACCCCGAGCCTCGCCGCGACACCCGCGCCCGTCCTGGTCGTGGACTTCGGCGCCCAGTACGCCCAACTCATCGCTCGCCGTGTGCGCGAGGCGGCCGTGTACTCCGAGATCGTGCCGCACACCATGCCGGTGTCCGCGATGCTCGCGAAGAAGCCCGCGGCCATCATCCTGTCCGGCGGCCCCTCCTCGGTGTACGCCGAGGGCGCACCCGCCGTGGACCCGGCCCTGTTCGAGGCAGGGGTTCCGGTGCTCGGCATCTGCTATGGCTTCCAGGCCATGGCTGCGGCGCTGGGCGGCGAGGTCGCCCGGACCGGGCTGCGCGAGTACGGCGGCACCGACGTGGAGGTGTGCGAGGCGGGGGTCCTGCTCGCCGGCACACCCGAGCAGCAGAACACGTGGATGAGCCACGGCGACGCGGTGCGCACCGCACCCGAGGGCTTCACCGTGCTCGCCACCTCCGAGGGCGCCCCCGTGGCGGCGTTCGAGGACACCGGCCGCCGCCTGTTCGGGGTGCAGTGGCACCCCGAGGTGAAGCATTCCGAGCACGGCCAGCGGGTGCTGGAGCACTTCCTGTACGACGGCGCGGGCCTGGCTCCCACCTGGACCCCCGGCAACGTGGTGGCCGAGCAGGTGGCCGCGATCCGCGCCCAGGTGGGCGACGCCCGGGTGATCTGCGGCCTGTCCGGCGGCGTGGACTCCTCCGTGGCCGCGGCCCTGGTGAACAAGGCGGTGGGGGACCAGCTCACCTGCGTGTTCGTGGACCACGGGCTGCTGCGCAGCGGTGAGGCCGAGCAGGTGGAGCAGGACTTCGTGGCCTCCACCGGGGTGAACCTCGTGGTGGTGGACGCCGCCGAGCGGTTCCTCGCGGCGCTCGCGGGCGTGAGCGACCCGGAGACCAAGCGCAAGATCATCGGCCGGGAGTTCATCCGGGTCTTCGAGGACGCGGCGCGGGACGTCGTCGCGGCCGCCGGCGCGCACGGCGAGGACGTGAAGTTCCTCGTGCAGGGCACCCTCTACCCGGACGTGGTGGAGTCCGGGGGCGGTGAGGGCGCCGCGAACATCAAGAGCCACCACAACGTGGGCGGCCTGCCCGACGACCTGCAGTTCGACCTCGTGGAGCCGCTGCGCACCCTGTTCAAGGACGAGGTGCGCGCCGTCGGCCTCGAGCTCGGGGTGCCCGAGGCGATCGTGTGGCGCCAGCCGTTCCCGGGCCCCGGACTGGGGATCCGGATCGTGGGTGAGGTCACCCACGAGCGGCTGGAGACGCTGCGCGCCGCCGACCTGATCGCCCGCGAGGAACTCACCGCGGCGGGCCTGGATCGCGAGATCTGGCAGTGCCCGGTGGTGCTGCTCGCCGATGTGCGCTCCGTGGGCGTGCAGGGCGACGGGCGCACCTACGGCCACCCGGTGGTGCTGCGCCCGGTCTCCAGTGAGGACGCGATGACCGCGGACTGGACCCGCGTCCCCTACGAGGTGCTCGCCCGGATCTCCACGCGCATCACGAACGAGGTCGCGGAGGTCAACCGCGTGACCCTCGACGTGACGAGCAAGCCCCCCGGCACCATCGAGTGGGAGTGA
- a CDS encoding ABC transporter ATP-binding protein, giving the protein MIDLHRSASAPPPTAGVWRLLAWRAAQQRRLVVLGVLVGVVNVGTQAAAPWVLGQAVDDGLELGVSGPLLTWCAILLGLWAVRAVSGVVAHRLDVANWVRAALGTIEVTGDAVARNGEAVRREMSTGEIVATVASDAPRIAEVFAFVGRFLGSIIAYLAVAAILLSASTTLGTAVLLGIPLVAGVLALVVRPLQARQAEHREQNGRLTTLGSDTVSGLRILRGIGGEAAFVRRYRDQSRRVQAAGVQVARTQSLLDALQALLPGLFLVGVIWYGARLAITGEIEPGQLVAFYGYAAFLTEPLAAATQGVQILTRARIAAKRVLRVIGLPGEMTTAAAPRPLPSQPADLHDPASGLRVSPGADIALVSADPDETAAIATRLGRLRPESTSARYGGVPLAEAALDEVRSRIVVSEATPTLFSGILAAELDVRDHATQAQVLGAMHTADADDVLDSLPGGLAGYLPEKGRSLSGGQRQRVALARALLTEAEVLVLVEPTSAVDAHTEARIARRLRTARAGRTTVIVSASPLVLDQVEQVVLVQEGRVVASGRHHQFMQDAERAARGELAGEAAHTAIAYRRIVSRSVDDSPAETPGTRPAHASDATDTADTAFPHEPQEVR; this is encoded by the coding sequence GTGATCGACCTCCACCGCTCCGCGAGCGCACCGCCACCCACCGCCGGGGTGTGGCGCCTACTCGCGTGGCGCGCCGCGCAGCAGCGCCGGCTCGTCGTGCTGGGCGTGCTGGTGGGTGTCGTCAACGTCGGGACCCAGGCAGCAGCGCCCTGGGTGCTCGGCCAGGCTGTGGACGACGGGCTCGAGCTCGGAGTCTCGGGCCCCCTGCTGACATGGTGCGCAATCCTGCTCGGGCTGTGGGCGGTGCGGGCCGTGAGCGGTGTGGTCGCACACCGCCTGGACGTGGCGAACTGGGTCCGCGCCGCCCTGGGGACCATCGAGGTGACGGGTGATGCGGTCGCGCGCAACGGCGAGGCCGTCCGTCGTGAGATGTCAACCGGGGAGATCGTGGCCACCGTGGCCTCCGACGCGCCACGGATCGCGGAGGTATTCGCCTTCGTCGGGCGTTTCCTCGGCAGCATCATCGCCTACCTCGCGGTCGCGGCGATCCTGCTCTCCGCCTCAACCACCCTGGGCACCGCCGTGCTCCTCGGCATCCCGCTCGTGGCCGGTGTGCTCGCGCTTGTCGTGCGCCCGCTGCAGGCGCGCCAGGCCGAGCACCGCGAACAGAACGGCCGGCTGACCACACTCGGCTCGGACACGGTCTCCGGGCTGCGGATCCTGCGGGGCATCGGAGGTGAGGCGGCGTTCGTCCGCCGCTACCGCGACCAGTCCCGGCGGGTGCAGGCCGCAGGCGTGCAGGTCGCCCGCACCCAGTCGTTGCTCGACGCGCTCCAGGCACTCCTGCCGGGACTGTTCCTGGTCGGGGTGATCTGGTACGGCGCCCGACTGGCGATCACCGGTGAGATCGAGCCCGGACAGCTCGTCGCGTTCTACGGGTACGCGGCCTTCCTCACCGAGCCGCTGGCAGCCGCAACCCAGGGGGTGCAGATCCTCACACGCGCCCGGATCGCGGCGAAGCGGGTACTGCGTGTGATCGGCCTTCCCGGCGAGATGACCACGGCCGCCGCGCCGCGTCCCCTCCCCTCGCAGCCCGCTGACCTGCACGACCCCGCAAGTGGGCTGCGGGTGTCGCCCGGTGCGGACATCGCGCTCGTCAGCGCGGATCCGGACGAGACCGCCGCCATCGCCACCCGCCTGGGTCGGTTGCGACCCGAGAGCACCTCGGCGCGTTACGGCGGCGTGCCCCTGGCCGAGGCCGCACTCGATGAGGTCCGCTCCCGCATCGTGGTCTCCGAGGCCACACCAACCCTGTTCTCCGGGATCCTCGCTGCGGAACTCGACGTCCGTGACCACGCGACCCAGGCCCAGGTGCTCGGCGCGATGCACACCGCAGACGCAGACGACGTGCTCGACTCGCTGCCGGGTGGACTCGCCGGGTACCTCCCCGAGAAGGGACGTTCCCTCTCGGGCGGGCAGCGCCAGCGTGTGGCGCTCGCCAGAGCGCTGCTCACCGAGGCCGAGGTGTTGGTGCTGGTGGAGCCGACATCCGCCGTCGATGCCCACACCGAGGCCCGCATCGCCCGGCGACTGCGCACCGCTCGAGCGGGGCGCACCACCGTGATCGTCTCGGCGAGCCCGCTCGTGCTGGACCAGGTGGAGCAGGTCGTGCTCGTGCAAGAAGGCCGCGTCGTGGCCAGCGGCCGACACCACCAGTTCATGCAGGACGCCGAACGTGCCGCGCGCGGGGAACTCGCCGGGGAGGCCGCTCACACCGCGATCGCCTACCGGCGGATCGTCTCGCGCAGCGTGGACGACTCCCCTGCCGAGACCCCCGGGACGAGGCCGGCCCACGCGTCGGACGCGACCGACACTGCCGACACTGCCTTCCCGCACGAGCCCCAGGAGGTGAGATGA
- a CDS encoding DUF3817 domain-containing protein, which yields MSHPSAPDGASAQTPHDAEPTSPAGGPGVRWNPLTSAAFGRYRVMAFVTGSFLLLLCVEMLLKYVLQVNGPDQAVLGDWIAIIHGWIYVVYAVTCLQVWSKARWGLGRLAAMIAGGVVPVMSFIVEARAARWPVGRTGRPVEHAADRSRH from the coding sequence ATGTCGCACCCCTCCGCGCCCGACGGCGCATCCGCGCAGACCCCCCATGACGCCGAGCCCACGTCCCCGGCCGGCGGCCCGGGGGTGCGGTGGAATCCGCTCACGAGCGCGGCCTTCGGTCGCTACCGGGTGATGGCGTTCGTGACCGGGTCATTCCTGCTGCTGCTGTGCGTGGAGATGCTGTTGAAGTACGTGCTGCAGGTCAACGGGCCAGATCAGGCCGTGCTCGGCGACTGGATCGCGATCATCCACGGCTGGATCTACGTGGTCTACGCCGTCACGTGCTTGCAGGTGTGGTCCAAGGCGCGGTGGGGTCTGGGTCGCCTGGCTGCGATGATCGCCGGCGGCGTGGTGCCGGTGATGTCCTTCATCGTGGAGGCGCGGGCCGCGCGCTGGCCCGTGGGTCGCACCGGCCGGCCCGTCGAGCATGCCGCCGACCGCAGCCGCCACTGA